GCGCAACCGTACGAGCGCACGGGATACTGCGCTAAAGGCGGCAGAGGATTCGGCGGACCGTGCTAAGGCCAGCATCGAGAAGCTGCATGCACTGCTGAACAGCCGGGAGATCAAGTGTTCGGATGAGCTGAAGGACAAGGCTCGCCAAAACATTGCCGCGTACCTGGAGCATCTGAAAAAGGCGAAGGAGGAAGTGTATGCCGCTCGCGATCTGGCAGCGCTCGGTGAAAAGTACTGGAAGCGCGTCGAAACGGCACGCAACTACTTTGTCGATGAGATGGAATCCCTGTTCCCCGGCATCAATCTGTCGGCGAAAAAGCTGGACCTCTCGAAGGAGGAGCTCGATCTATTCATTCTGCATGCCTACACGCAGGTGATCGCCCATCAGAAGGAACTGCAGAAACTGCAGATCGAGGGCGATCAAAATTTGCGCCGAGCGCTGGAAGCGGTCCGTGGTTCCGATCAGAGCGAGGAAGTGAAGGCACGGCTTGAGTACGAGATTGCGAAGGAACGACGTGAGCTGAACTTGCAGAAccagaagaagctgctgcgaACTCGCGCCGAACTAGAGCAGCAGCTACGGGAGCAGATGAAGCGGCAAACGGAAGCGCACATCGACCATCTGAAGGACTCGCTGACGCAGAAGGAAGTCGAGATGAAGCGCAAATTCCAGCGTGAGCTCGATGAGAAGATTACTACCGAGCAGGCGGCCTATAAGCTGGAGTTGGCTGCCATGCTGGGCAAATTGAAGGGTATCCACAACGCACTGATCGGTAGGTTGGGGTGCTAGGTCGATCGCTTGGCGTGCTTATGGTTTTCatttgtgttctttttgtttgtgttcacATCCTTTCATTCACACATTCTTACACTCATCTGTGTTCCATCCTTCTACATGCTTAACCGTGTGCTAACGTGTGGATATAGAGATCGATACTGAAATGAAAGGTACATATGCCATCATCTCGACAGCTCGATTAATGACAATTGCTAACGAAAATGTAGCAAGCTCCCAGGAGATTTTATGGAAATGTTTAGCCAAGTTTTCTAATGCGTTTTCCATAATCACGATCGTTTTCCTCCGCAGAACACTCGGATGCCGAAAAGAGTGCCCACCAGGCCCAAGCACTGTGGGGTGCCTGCCAATCGCTTTGGTCCTCGATTCGTAGCGGTCAGCCAGGTAAATCGTGGCGCAACCAACTGCGTCCGCTCAAGGATGAAATCGCGGCCGTGGGACGGGCTGCTGAAGGCGACGAGCTGGTCAGCGTGGTGCTAAAGGGTCTGCCCGACACGGCTGTGAAACGGGGCGTCTATCCGGAGGATGCGCTACGTGAACGGTTCATCAAAGTGGAAGAGGTATCCCGCCGATTGGCACTCATTCCCGCCGAAGGTGCCCGACTGCCGATGTACTTCCTGTCTTACCTCCAAGCCGCCCTGATAGCCCGTCCCGACAACCCGATCTCGCAGGATGAGCTGGAGAACAAACCGTTCGACTTCAGCAAGCTCGATACGTACGACATACTGAACCGCGCCCGGTACTGGCTCGAACGCGGGGATCTCGTGAAAACCGTGCAGTACGTGAATCTGCTCCAGGGTGCCCCACGGAAGGCGGCTTCGGAATGGTTGAGTGAGGcacggctgctgctcgaaACGCAACAGGCCGCCAGCACGCTGATGGCGCATGCGGCCGCCAGTGGTGTTCGATTCCTGTAGGTTGTTACTCTTCCATCCTCTCCCTCTGTTCCTCGTTTAAATTGAGGTGTAACTTGCTGAGCGAGCGCTTGAGCGAGATCGTTTTGTGTGCCGTAGTTTGGTCTGGCGACTACGGTTTTCTGTGTCTTTACAACTTTCAACTTAACCTGCTTTACACCTGCTCCCCACGATGCGGCAACGAAGCTAACAAAAGCacaggtctggtctggtgagaCATAAAAGTATTTTCCTGTTTAATTGGTTTAACCACCGGAGCAGCGGAATCGGtgtggagagagaaagtgagagtgTGCGAACGAACAGCCAGGCCGCGATCAGCACCTTTGAAGCGAACGGAAATTGTAATTATGGGCAACGAGTGCTACTGATATTGTGGACCGGCAACTGACCCGGCGGCTTTACTAGAAATGTTTGAATTGCATCCACCGTGTAGTGcatgtatttttaatttaaaaaatcggCCCCCAACCCTTTGTTTGATtcagaaaataaaatgaacatTTCAACAGTAGTCCTCTCACTCACCGAACCTCTGTATTTTCATCACTTAAATTGCGTTGCGAAGGGCttcaataaaagcaaaaaaaaatttgaatccttttcttcggtCGAAGGAGCCATCATGCTGTGAGTTGATGCTGGCAGTTTTGACAAGTCGCTCCGCTTAAAAACACGCTTCGCTGGCAAAAACTTGTTGATCGCGCCGGAGTATTCTCCGTTTTCTGTGATATTTTACTCGCTTTTCGTTTCTGAAATACCATTGCACCTGCTCATAACGAACACCCGCATAGTCCGTCCATCGAAACATGATCAAAACTGTGATACTTTTGCtgttcgccgtcgccggttCTTTCGGCGAGTCGGGGCTCGAAACCGTGAACGATGATGAGCTGGTGAAGCGGTTCCACAGTCACAACAACTTTATCGTCCTGTTCTGTAAGTACCGACCCTCTTTAGTATGTCTCTTTTGATATTATTCCATCGTTCGCTTACAGCCAAACCCAACTGTGCGCAGTGTGATCAATATGAGAGCATTCTGTCGAAGTTGAAACAGGAGTTGGCGGACAACCTGGATCAGGCCCACGCGATCAAGGCGACCAGTAGCTCGATGGTGCGGCTGTACAGCCCGAGCAAAGAACCG
The sequence above is a segment of the Anopheles darlingi chromosome 2, idAnoDarlMG_H_01, whole genome shotgun sequence genome. Coding sequences within it:
- the LOC125949128 gene encoding MICOS complex subunit Mic60 translates to MYRLLVQKALANNSKRPSAQLFSAGPRWYSGGARGSNLPPFQEAGFGKVLVVLSPILIGGGVVTYAKYDNEFRKTLITNVPALEPVLKTLLQETNPLDEVSKKMDDISKTIGEYTSTITGFFGGGEEEKKTEKKPDLPPITRAKSVHVPVPSPPLPKPEPINLSEKAPETPKKVPAKEAPTTAVPSKTVSAPAPAATAAAPAAAKLASPKPVPLASAGGEEVPKSISDLERQVEVAATIAIKEYGSAVQVLKSYTDEVKKVVDASIDKLDTSSWTTLRNRTSARDTALKAAEDSADRAKASIEKLHALLNSREIKCSDELKDKARQNIAAYLEHLKKAKEEVYAARDLAALGEKYWKRVETARNYFVDEMESLFPGINLSAKKLDLSKEELDLFILHAYTQVIAHQKELQKLQIEGDQNLRRALEAVRGSDQSEEVKARLEYEIAKERRELNLQNQKKLLRTRAELEQQLREQMKRQTEAHIDHLKDSLTQKEVEMKRKFQRELDEKITTEQAAYKLELAAMLGKLKGIHNALIEHSDAEKSAHQAQALWGACQSLWSSIRSGQPGKSWRNQLRPLKDEIAAVGRAAEGDELVSVVLKGLPDTAVKRGVYPEDALRERFIKVEEVSRRLALIPAEGARLPMYFLSYLQAALIARPDNPISQDELENKPFDFSKLDTYDILNRARYWLERGDLVKTVQYVNLLQGAPRKAASEWLSEARLLLETQQAASTLMAHAAASGVRFL